A part of Arachis hypogaea cultivar Tifrunner chromosome 12, arahy.Tifrunner.gnm2.J5K5, whole genome shotgun sequence genomic DNA contains:
- the LOC112727355 gene encoding translocase of chloroplast 120, chloroplastic, which translates to MEEVEVFQEAMEPKDHLDDQEVKDNHGDAVVDKGDDAATVNASPLTVLDEAPSAAQNTDKFEESIGVAEESAQDNEKVELVASDEVGKVGQEPPDSVHLDGVDSGGTGREVSCDESSNIIDDGLQRSELNGAQEQSDLNTDEVTVAQENGAMVDVDSGLVSEKSEDEDSGFVTPRENGGVIWENRSTEKVDDVVPEPNTESEFNKMSNQDFDAGDLKESNFDPEFRGNNTKEQLNASAMPYSETQDHAGEEVHENSALRNSELPEEVITDLKDNTLDIDINNEGTAGDEISSSFGQSTKCKDYNNDDANDSKAGSDSEDQEAVGEIGGTSPDIHDAMEDRELIQATGSSSSLQNSTADEIPVQITAADLKGLKDDQSQVSAVDNHGDQGLSSVAGEHEKIQENNAKEKETTQATRDQNSEVSSSSGNPVAASNPPVRPAGLGRTAPLLEPTPRTVPQPRTNGTVSNTQSRQTEDSSNGETEEYDETREKLQMIRVKFLRLAHRLGQTPHNVVVAQVLYRLGLAEQLRGRNGGRVGAFSFDRASAMAEQLEAAGQEPLDFSCTIMVLGKTGVGKSATINSIFDEVKFNTDAFQNGTKKVQDVVGTVQGIKVRVIDTPGLSPSWSDQRHNEKILHSVKRFINKTPPDIVLYLDRLDMQSRDFSDMPLLRTITEMFGPSIWFNAIVVLTHAASAPPDGPNGTASSYDMFVTQRNHVVQQAIRQAAGDMRLMNPVALVENHSACRINRAGQRVLPNGQIWKPHLLLLSFASKILAEANALLKLQDSPPGKPYTARARAPPLPFLLSSLLQSRPQLKLPEEQFGDEDSLDDDLDESSDSDDETEPDDLPPFKRLTKAQVGQLSRAQKKAYFDELEYREKIFMKKQLKEEKKQRRMLKKMAESTKELPSDPNENVEDESGGAASVPVPMPDLALPASFDSDNPTHRYRYLDSSNQWLVRPVLETHGWDHDVGYEGLNVERLFVLKEKMPLSFTGQVTKDKKDANVQMEVATSLKYGEGKSTSLGFDMQTVGKDLAYTLRSETKFSNFRRNMATAGLSFTLLGDALSAGVKVEDKFVASKRFKVVIAGGAMAGRGDVAYGGSLEAHLRDKDYPLGRSLSTLGLSVMDWHGDLAVGCNVQSQIPVGRYTNLVARANLNNRGAGQVSIRLNSSEQLQIALIGLIPLLKKMVGYPQQLQFGQ; encoded by the coding sequence ATGGAGGAGGTTGAAGTTTTCCAGGAGGCAATGGAGCCAAAAGATCATTTGGATGATCAGGAAGTAAAGGACAATCATGGAGATGCTGTTGTTGATAAAGGAGATGATGCTGCCACAGTTAATGCTTCCCCTTTAACTGTGCTTGATGAAGCTCCTAGTGCTGCACAGAATACGGATAAATTTGAGGAGTCTATTGGGGTTGCTGAGGAATCTGCCCAAGACAATGAGAAGGTCGAACTAGTTGCTAGCGATGAGGTGGGCAAGGTTGGGCAGGAACCACCTGATAGTGTTCATCTAGATGGAGTTGATTCTGGAGGAACTGGAAGAGAAGTATCTTGTGATGAATCTTCCAATATCATTGATGATGGTTTACAAAGGAGTGAGTTAAATGGCGCACAGGAGCAGTCTGACTTAAATACTGACGAAGTGACAGTTGCTCAGGAGAATGGTGCCATGGTGGATGTAGACTCTGGTTTAGTCAGTGAGAAGTCTGAAGATGAGGATTCTGGATTTGTGACACCAAGAGAAAATGGTGGTGTAATCTGGGAAAACAGGAGCACAGAGAAGGTAGATGATGTTGTTCCTGAGCCCAATACAGAATCTGAATTCAATAAGATGTCAAACCAGGATTTTGATGCTGGGGATTTGAAGGAGAGTAACTTTGATCCTGAATTCAGAGGCAACAACACAAAAGAACAGTTGAATGCTTCAGCTATGCCATATAGCGAAACTCAAGATCATGCAGGTGAAGAAGTACATGAAAATTCAGCACTTAGAAATTCAGAACTTCCAGAGGAAGTGATTACAGATTTGAAGGATAATACCCTTGACATCGATATAAACAATGAGGGTACAGCTGGTGATGAAATTAGTTCATCTTTTGGTCAGAGTACCAAATGCAAAGATTACAACAATGATGATGCTAATGATAGTAAAGCTGGATCAGATTCAGAGGACCAGGAAGCAGTTGGTGAAATAGGAGGAACTTCTCCCGACATACATGATGCCATGGAGGATAGGGAACTGATACAAGCTACTGGAAGCTCATCCTCATTGCAAAATTCTACTGCTGATGAGATACCAGTTCAGATTACTGCAGCTGATTTAAAAGGTCTTAAGGATGACCAATCTCAGGTTTCTGCTGTAGATAATCATGGAGATCAAGGGTTATCATCTGTGGCCGGGGAGCATGAAAAGATACAGGAGAACAATGCAAAAGAGAAGGAAACCACTCAGGCCACTAGAGACCAAAACAGTGAGGTTTCCTCCTCATCTGGAAATCCTGTTGCTGCTAGCAATCCTCCAGTTCGTCCAGCTGGCCTTGGTCGTACAGCCCCATTATTGGAACCTACCCCAAGGACAGTGCCACAGCCTCGTACAAATGGCACTGTATCTAATACACAGTCCCGACAAACAGAAGATTCCTCAAACGGTGAGACTGAGGAGTATGACGAGACTCGGGAGAAGCTTCAGATGATTAGGGTAAAATTTTTACGGTTGGCTCATAGGCTTGGGCAGACACCCCACAATGTTGTTGTAGCACAGGTTTTATATAGACTGGGCCTGGCTGAGCAACTCAGGGGGCGGAATGGTGGTCGAGTTGGTGCATTTAGTTTTGATCGTGCAAGTGCAATGGCTGAGCAACTTGAAGCAGCAGGTCAGGAGCCACTTGATTTCTCTTGTACAATAATGGTTCTTGGAAAGACAGGAGTTGGTAAGAGTGCAACAATCAATTCTATATTTGATGAGGTTAAATTTAATACTGATGCTTTTCAAAATGGAACAAAAAAGGTTCAGGATGTTGTGGGAACAGTGCAGGGTATTAAGGTACGTGTGATAGATACACCAGGACTTTCACCTTCCTGGTCTGACCAACGACATAATGAGAAGATTCTGCACTCTGTCAAGCGCTTTATTAATAAAACACCACCAGATATTGTGCTCTATCTTGATAGGTTAGACATGCAGAGCCGTGATTTTAGTGATATGCCACTATTGCGCACAATTACTGAGATGTTTGGACCTTCAATATGGTTCAATGCTATTGTTGTTCTGACTCATGCAGCATCTGCACCTCCTGATGGCCCAAATGGTACTGCTTCCAGTTATGACATGTTTGTCACACAGCGCAATCATGTTGTGCAGCAAGCCATTCGTCAAGCAGCTGGAGATATGCGTCTAATGAATCCTGTAGCATTGGTGGAGAACCACTCTGCATGCAGAATAAATAGGGCTGGCCAGAGAGTGTTGCCTAATGGCCAGATTTGGAAGCCTCATCTGTTACTCTTGTCTTTTGCCTCAAAAATTCTGGCTGAAGCAAATGCCCTTCTAAAGTTACAAGATAGTCCACCTGGAAAGCCTTACACTGCTCGAGCAAGAGCACCACCTTTACCATTTCTTTTGTCATCCCTTCTTCAGTCAAGGCCACAATTAAAGTTGCCAGAGGAGCAGTTTGGTGATGAGGACAGTCTTGATGACGACCTTGATGAGTCATCTGATTCTGATGATGAAACAGAACCTGATGACTTGCCACCATTTAAACGTTTGACGAAGGCCCAGGTGGGACAATTGTCTAGAGCTCAGAAAAAGGCATATTTTGATGAGTTGGAGTACCgagaaaaaatttttatgaagaaACAATTGAAGGAAGAGAAAAAGCAACGGAGGATGTTGAAGAAAATGGCAGAATCAACAAAGGAGCTGCCAAGTGATCCTAACGAAAATGTTGAAGATGAAAGTGGTGGTGCAGCTTCTGTTCCTGTTCCCATGCCAGATTTGGCCTTGCCGGCTTCTTTCGATTCTGATAATCCCACTCATCGGTATCGGTATCTTGATTCATCCAATCAGTGGCTTGTAAGACCTGTCCTAGAAACTCATGGATGGGATCATGATGTGGGTTATGAAGGATTAAATGTAGAAAGATTGTTTGTTCTTAAAGAGAAGATGCCATTATCTTTCACTGGTCAGGTTACCAAGGATAAAAAGGATGCTAACGTTCAAATGGAAGTTGCCACTTCTCTTAAGTATGGAGAAGGGAAATCAACTTCGTTAGGCTTTGATATGCAGACTGTTGGGAAGGATTTAGCTTATACATTGCGAAGTGAGACAAAATTTAGTAACTTCAGGAGAAATATGGCTACTGCTGGTCTCTCATTTACTCTCCTGGGTGATGCCCTGTCAGCTGGAGTTAAAGTTGAAGACAAATTTGTTGCCAGTAAACGATTCAAGGTGGTTATTGCTGGTGGTGCAATGGCAGGGCGTGGTGATGTTGCTTATGGTGGCAGTTTGGAGGCCCATTTGAGAGATAAAGATTATCCTCTTGGAAGGTCTTTGTCAACACTGGGGCTTTCTGTTATGGACTGGCATGGTGATCTTGCTGTTGGTTGCAATGTACAATCACAAATCCCAGTTGGTCGGTATACAAACCTTGTTGCCAGGGCCAATTTGAACAACCGAGGTGCAGGACAAGTCAGCATTAGGTTAAATAGTTCAGAGCAGCTTCAAATTGCTTTGATTGGTCTCATCCCTCTACTTAAGAAGATGGTTGGTTATCCTCAACAATTGCAGTTTggacaatga